Proteins encoded together in one Benincasa hispida cultivar B227 chromosome 1, ASM972705v1, whole genome shotgun sequence window:
- the LOC120079322 gene encoding uncharacterized protein LOC120079322 — MPSYVKFLKDILANKRKIGENETVALTYECSALFQNNIPTKMKDPGSFTLPCSIGGKKVGNVLFDLGVSINLMPLSNFKKLNIGNARPTIITLQLADRSIMHPKGKIEDILV, encoded by the coding sequence ATGCCGAGCTATGTGAAATTCCTTAAGGATATACTTGCTAACAAAAGGAAgatcggggaaaatgaaacagttgcactAACATATGAGTGCAGTGCactgtttcaaaacaacatcCCCACCAAAATGAAAGATCCCGGTAGTTTCACATTGCCCTGCTCAATAGGGGGAAAGAAGGTCGGAAATGTGCTGTTTGATTTGGGGGTgagtataaacttaatgccctTGTCGAACTTCAAGAAGCTAAATATCGGCAATGCAAGACCAACCATAATTACATTGCAGTTAGCCGATAGATCAATAATGCATCCCAAGGGCAAGATAGAGGATATACTTGTGTAA